The following coding sequences lie in one Crassostrea angulata isolate pt1a10 chromosome 10, ASM2561291v2, whole genome shotgun sequence genomic window:
- the LOC128167121 gene encoding ras-related protein Rab-3-like isoform X3, which yields MRQEGLVQMASANDSKWQKDAADQNFDYMFKLLIIGNSSVGKTSFLFRYADDSFTSAFVSTVGIDFKVKTVFRQDKRVKLQIWDTAGQERYRTITTAYYRGAMGFILMYDVTNEESFNAVMDWCTQIKTYSWDNAQVVLVGNKCDLEDERVVSTERGKQLADQIGLEFFETSAKENINVKAVFERLVDIICDKMSESLDQDPSLVNSQTKGTRLTENTAPEGGSCQC from the exons ATGAGGCAAGAAGGACTGGTTCAG ATGGCGTCGGCTAACGACTCGAAATGGCAAAAGGATGCCGCAGACCAGAATTTCGACTACATGTTTAAGCTGCTGATTATCGGAAACAGCAGTGTCGGAAAAACGTCCTTCCTGTTCCGTTACGCGGACGATTCCTTTACCTCAGCCTTTGTCAGTACAGTAGGGATCGACTTCAAAGTCAAAACTGTGTTCAGACAAGACAAGAGAGTCAAACTACAAATATGG GACACAGCGGGACAGGAGAGGTACAGAACAATCACTACAGCGTACTACCGCGGTGCTATGGGCTTCATCCTGATGTACGACGTCACAAATGAGGAGTCCTTCAACGCTGTAATGGACTG GTGCACACAGATAAAGACATATTCCTGGGACAATGCCCAGGTAGTGCTGGTGGGCAATAAGTGTGACCTTGAGGATGAGAGGGTCGTTTCCACGGAGAGGGGCAAGCAGTTAGCTGATCAGATAG GTTTAGAGTTTTTTGAGACTTCCGCCAAGGAGAACATCAATGTGAAAGCTGTGTTTGAGCGCCTAGTGGATATCATCTGCGATAAAATGTCAGAGAGTCTAGACCAAGACCCGTCACTGGTCAACAGTCAGACGAAAGGAACACGGCTGACGGAGAATACTGCCCCAGAAGGTGGTAGCTGCCAGTGCTGA
- the LOC128167121 gene encoding ras-related protein Rab-3-like isoform X4: MTMASANDSKWQKDAADQNFDYMFKLLIIGNSSVGKTSFLFRYADDSFTSAFVSTVGIDFKVKTVFRQDKRVKLQIWDTAGQERYRTITTAYYRGAMGFILMYDVTNEESFNAVMDWCTQIKTYSWDNAQVVLVGNKCDLEDERVVSTERGKQLADQIGLEFFETSAKENINVKAVFERLVDIICDKMSESLDQDPSLVNSQTKGTRLTENTAPEGGSCQC; encoded by the exons ATGACG ATGGCGTCGGCTAACGACTCGAAATGGCAAAAGGATGCCGCAGACCAGAATTTCGACTACATGTTTAAGCTGCTGATTATCGGAAACAGCAGTGTCGGAAAAACGTCCTTCCTGTTCCGTTACGCGGACGATTCCTTTACCTCAGCCTTTGTCAGTACAGTAGGGATCGACTTCAAAGTCAAAACTGTGTTCAGACAAGACAAGAGAGTCAAACTACAAATATGG GACACAGCGGGACAGGAGAGGTACAGAACAATCACTACAGCGTACTACCGCGGTGCTATGGGCTTCATCCTGATGTACGACGTCACAAATGAGGAGTCCTTCAACGCTGTAATGGACTG GTGCACACAGATAAAGACATATTCCTGGGACAATGCCCAGGTAGTGCTGGTGGGCAATAAGTGTGACCTTGAGGATGAGAGGGTCGTTTCCACGGAGAGGGGCAAGCAGTTAGCTGATCAGATAG GTTTAGAGTTTTTTGAGACTTCCGCCAAGGAGAACATCAATGTGAAAGCTGTGTTTGAGCGCCTAGTGGATATCATCTGCGATAAAATGTCAGAGAGTCTAGACCAAGACCCGTCACTGGTCAACAGTCAGACGAAAGGAACACGGCTGACGGAGAATACTGCCCCAGAAGGTGGTAGCTGCCAGTGCTGA
- the LOC128167121 gene encoding ras-related protein Rab-3-like isoform X1, with translation MEERASVKEHTTMASANDSKWQKDAADQNFDYMFKLLIIGNSSVGKTSFLFRYADDSFTSAFVSTVGIDFKVKTVFRQDKRVKLQIWDTAGQERYRTITTAYYRGAMGFILMYDVTNEESFNAVMDWCTQIKTYSWDNAQVVLVGNKCDLEDERVVSTERGKQLADQIGLEFFETSAKENINVKAVFERLVDIICDKMSESLDQDPSLVNSQTKGTRLTENTAPEGGSCQC, from the exons ATGGCGTCGGCTAACGACTCGAAATGGCAAAAGGATGCCGCAGACCAGAATTTCGACTACATGTTTAAGCTGCTGATTATCGGAAACAGCAGTGTCGGAAAAACGTCCTTCCTGTTCCGTTACGCGGACGATTCCTTTACCTCAGCCTTTGTCAGTACAGTAGGGATCGACTTCAAAGTCAAAACTGTGTTCAGACAAGACAAGAGAGTCAAACTACAAATATGG GACACAGCGGGACAGGAGAGGTACAGAACAATCACTACAGCGTACTACCGCGGTGCTATGGGCTTCATCCTGATGTACGACGTCACAAATGAGGAGTCCTTCAACGCTGTAATGGACTG GTGCACACAGATAAAGACATATTCCTGGGACAATGCCCAGGTAGTGCTGGTGGGCAATAAGTGTGACCTTGAGGATGAGAGGGTCGTTTCCACGGAGAGGGGCAAGCAGTTAGCTGATCAGATAG GTTTAGAGTTTTTTGAGACTTCCGCCAAGGAGAACATCAATGTGAAAGCTGTGTTTGAGCGCCTAGTGGATATCATCTGCGATAAAATGTCAGAGAGTCTAGACCAAGACCCGTCACTGGTCAACAGTCAGACGAAAGGAACACGGCTGACGGAGAATACTGCCCCAGAAGGTGGTAGCTGCCAGTGCTGA
- the LOC128167121 gene encoding ras-related protein Rab-3-like isoform X2 yields the protein MEERASVKEHTTMASANDSKWQKDAADQNFDYMFKLLIIGNSSVGKTSFLFRYADDSFTSAFVSTVGIDFKVKTVFRQDKRVKLQIWDTAGQERYRTITTAYYRGAMGFILMYDVTNEESFNAVMDWCTQIKTHAWSNCCVCLVGNKCDMEASREVSTRQGQELASELGLEFFETSAKENINVKAVFERLVDIICDKMSESLDQDPSLVNSQTKGTRLTENTAPEGGSCQC from the exons ATGGCGTCGGCTAACGACTCGAAATGGCAAAAGGATGCCGCAGACCAGAATTTCGACTACATGTTTAAGCTGCTGATTATCGGAAACAGCAGTGTCGGAAAAACGTCCTTCCTGTTCCGTTACGCGGACGATTCCTTTACCTCAGCCTTTGTCAGTACAGTAGGGATCGACTTCAAAGTCAAAACTGTGTTCAGACAAGACAAGAGAGTCAAACTACAAATATGG GACACAGCGGGACAGGAGAGGTACAGAACAATCACTACAGCGTACTACCGCGGTGCTATGGGCTTCATCCTGATGTACGACGTCACAAATGAGGAGTCCTTCAACGCTGTAATGGACTG gtgcaCTCAAATCAAGACTCATGCTTGGAGCAATTGTTGTGTATGTCTGGTGGGTAACAAATGTGATATGGAGGCATCTCGCGAGGTCTCCACTCGACAGGGCCAGGAGCTGGCCTCTGAACTAG GTTTAGAGTTTTTTGAGACTTCCGCCAAGGAGAACATCAATGTGAAAGCTGTGTTTGAGCGCCTAGTGGATATCATCTGCGATAAAATGTCAGAGAGTCTAGACCAAGACCCGTCACTGGTCAACAGTCAGACGAAAGGAACACGGCTGACGGAGAATACTGCCCCAGAAGGTGGTAGCTGCCAGTGCTGA
- the LOC128167121 gene encoding ras-related protein Rab-3-like isoform X5 — MASANDSKWQKDAADQNFDYMFKLLIIGNSSVGKTSFLFRYADDSFTSAFVSTVGIDFKVKTVFRQDKRVKLQIWDTAGQERYRTITTAYYRGAMGFILMYDVTNEESFNAVMDWCTQIKTYSWDNAQVVLVGNKCDLEDERVVSTERGKQLADQIGLEFFETSAKENINVKAVFERLVDIICDKMSESLDQDPSLVNSQTKGTRLTENTAPEGGSCQC, encoded by the exons ATGGCGTCGGCTAACGACTCGAAATGGCAAAAGGATGCCGCAGACCAGAATTTCGACTACATGTTTAAGCTGCTGATTATCGGAAACAGCAGTGTCGGAAAAACGTCCTTCCTGTTCCGTTACGCGGACGATTCCTTTACCTCAGCCTTTGTCAGTACAGTAGGGATCGACTTCAAAGTCAAAACTGTGTTCAGACAAGACAAGAGAGTCAAACTACAAATATGG GACACAGCGGGACAGGAGAGGTACAGAACAATCACTACAGCGTACTACCGCGGTGCTATGGGCTTCATCCTGATGTACGACGTCACAAATGAGGAGTCCTTCAACGCTGTAATGGACTG GTGCACACAGATAAAGACATATTCCTGGGACAATGCCCAGGTAGTGCTGGTGGGCAATAAGTGTGACCTTGAGGATGAGAGGGTCGTTTCCACGGAGAGGGGCAAGCAGTTAGCTGATCAGATAG GTTTAGAGTTTTTTGAGACTTCCGCCAAGGAGAACATCAATGTGAAAGCTGTGTTTGAGCGCCTAGTGGATATCATCTGCGATAAAATGTCAGAGAGTCTAGACCAAGACCCGTCACTGGTCAACAGTCAGACGAAAGGAACACGGCTGACGGAGAATACTGCCCCAGAAGGTGGTAGCTGCCAGTGCTGA
- the LOC128167119 gene encoding uncharacterized protein LOC128167119 translates to MKQKEIRPLLEGNELYPTGIAPVKGWGKMYVPEDKVQIDDDFEEEILMTERRRKRRVSLLWQDCFLLILDFLQFLAIYQSMALRWTWPKEWLSNTYFVFLFNLDVYEFVKLHSGVYASVQNYNTPSSSVPVQFSAISIGWLVVILMLAAVYPIIYGVLWYRKSPALMTKMAYTRRVYVVILQALTLPLATYVGHIFQCTDTDRVDVMNDLKCFYGIHWLYVTFGLAILLFLFVLFPVYMVYITRSESVGSCPKHHESFLLLKETEYKVGLNKSWLVANMFVFSSFRFWGLYHRAVMQWLKLAIIIAFCAGFNNISSQSLAVTLLFFGYFLAFIFVRPYRIVIYNIMMLLSFLTLGCLGIIGSMVTRYNVYTLSSPWLLPQYSRWVLTTIVTSWAVFWFMFLVYLVVRSILYQKKVIATPVWPTFSTSDNDHLSLQTKKFLKTFLHARFVLERTQRGPALFAPVHDLSRQIQILNAYCREAEFLGDALHGTMWDLLDEMIEIHAKLAQKSLFAETVKESIRKTANEFLSVMPLFSQRLAQRDYDLILVSPMKRRMLLKMYCMGVFLNGRAEKVRKNKMFTQPALHKIWHEEPYSLNLEEEDGYYEDLYPDPVELKSDNSSVDLSMASSESEEEEENLSGVMDQLQAEEEMEFEHLRCQFLPVITESSDQTPHGSPSPSGSRPSTASHSGINRPVSGTSRQEEGLTDLNSRPTSGSPRPAPQMSGSGSRPQSATMSPGLRQPPRSSPTGSRPSSGRSAHSSVSAGGHNREGSSYLNAGFQEDTPPSHGKGDTDKNPAMKKYGDAKIVAKKLKKKRSRKRDSEA, encoded by the exons ATGAAGCAAAAGGAGATAAGACCATTATTGGAAGGCAATGAGCTTTACCCTACAGGGATAGCACCAGTGAAAGGATGGGGAAAGATGTACGTCCCCGAAGACAAGGTGCAGATTGATGATGATTTTGAGGAGGAGATTCTGATGACGGAGCGTCGCCGTAAAAGAAGAGTGTCTCTGCTATGGCAGGACTGCTTTCTTCTGATTCTGGACTTTCTACAGTTCTTAGCCATTTATCAGTCCATGGCCCTCAGATGGACATGGCCTAAGGAATGGCTGTCAAATACTTACTTTGTCTTCCTCTTTAATCTTGATGTGTATGAATTTGTAAAGCTGCACTCGGGTGTGTATGCCAGTGTACAGAATTACAACACTCCAAGCTCGTCAGTTCCTGTCCAGTTTTCGGCTATTTCCATTGGCTGGCTTGTGGTCATTCTGATGCTGGCTGCTGTATATCCCATCATATATGGAGTCCTGTGGTACAGAAAGAGTCCCGCACTGATGACCAAAATGGCCTACACTAGACGTGTGTATGTTGTGATCCTACAGGCTCTCACACTCCCTCTGGCTACCTATGTAGGTCACATCTTCCAATGTACAGACACCGACAGAGTGGACGTGATGAATGATCTGAAGTGTTTCTATGGCATCCACTGGCTGTATGTCACCTTTGGCCTGGCCattttgctttttctatttGTTCTGTTCCCTGTTTACATGGTGTATATCACCAGATCGGAATCAGTAGGGTCCTGTCCAAAGCACCACGAATCGTTCCTTCTTCTGAAAGAAACAGAGTACAAAGTCGGACTCAACAAATCCTGGCTGGTTGCAAACATGTTTGTCTTTTCTTCGTTTCGATTCTGGGGACTGTATCACAGAGCAGTGATGCAATGGTTAAAATTGGCCATCATCATCGCTTTTTGCGCTGGTTTTAACAACATTTCAAGCCAATCCCTGGCTGTGACTCTGCTCTTCTTTGGATATTTCTTGGCTTTTATTTTTGTTCGCCCCTATAGAATCGTGATTTACAATATCATGATGTTGCTTTCGTTCCTCACTCTGGGCTGCCTCGGAATAATCGGGTCCATGGTGACTCGTTACAACGTGTACACCCTCTCCTCGCCCTGGCTCCTCCCCCAGTACTCCAGGTGGGTCCTGACCACCATCGTCACTAGCTGGGCGGTGTTTTGGTTCATGTTTCTGGTGTATTTGGTGGTCCGCAGCATTCTTTATCAGAAGAAGGTCATCGCGACCCCTGTGTGGCCGACCTTCTCCACCTCGGATAATGACCACCTGAGTCTACAGACAAAGAAGTTCCTCAAAACATTCCTCCATGCAAGATTTGTACTAG AGAGGACCCAAAGAGGACCAGCACTGTTTGCCCCTGTTCATGACTTGTCCAGACAGATCCAGATACTGAATGCCTACTGTCGGGAGGCGGAGTTCCTTGGCGACGCTCTCCACGGAACAATGTGGGATCTCCTGGATGAGATGATCGAGATTCACGCAAAACTCGCTCAAAAATCTCTATTTGCTG AGACAGTAAAAGAATCCATTAGGAAGACAGCCAATGAGTTTCTGTCTGTGATGCCACTGTTCAGTCAGCGCCTCGCTCAGCGGGACTATGACCTCATTCTAGTGTCGCCCATGAAGCGACGCATGCTCCTCAAGATGTACTGCATGG GTGTGTTCCTGAATGGGCGAGCAGAGAAAGTAAGAAAGAACAAGATGTTTACACAGCCGGCCCTTCATAAGATCTGGCATGAAGAACCCTACAGTCTAAACTTGGAAG AAGAAGATGGTTACTATGAGGACCTGTACCCCGACCCAGTGGAGCTGAAGAGTGACAACTCATCTGTCGACCTCTCCATGGCAAGCTCAGAGTCAGAG GAGGAGGAGGAGAACTTGTCTGGAGTCATGGACCAGCTCCAGGCGGAGGAGGAAATGGAGTTTGAACACCTCAG ATGCCAGTTTCTCCCGGTCATTACTGAATCTTCTGACCAGACACCCCATGGATCCCCCTCTCCGAGTGGTAGTCGTCCCAGCACAGCCTCCCACAGTGGCATCAACAGACCAGTAAGTGGCACCTCCAGACAAGAGGAGGGGTTAACTGATCTAAACTCCAGACCTACGTCTGGATCACCCCGCCCTGCACCACAGATGTCTGGATCTGGGTCCCGTCCCCAATCTGCCACTATGAGTCCCGGGCTAAGACAGCCACCGAGGTCATCACCAACTGGATCTAGACCATCATCAGGGAGGTCCGCCCACAGCAGTGTGTCAGCAGGGGGTCACAACAGAGAGGGCTCCAGTTATCTAAATGCTGGATTCCAAGAGGACACGCCCCCATCACATG GAAAAGGAGACACTGACAAGAACCCAGCAATGAAGAAATATGGGGATGCTAAGATTGTAGCAAAAAAGTTGAAGAAAAAGCGCAGCCGAAAACGAGATTCTGAGGCTTAA